In one Solanum lycopersicum chromosome 11, SLM_r2.1 genomic region, the following are encoded:
- the LOC101245713 gene encoding pectinesterase family protein gives MHLRKPAKPTLFRKFKLLFISMASFFTLTIFSLILFFSISSAARHHSSTSPSISLQIRGACKASRDPPTCESVLTDSGYLPSELTTSLIIQSAVKVSSKNNDKAKEMVQAIIDASTGNNQNRTDAGKVCMEVLGYAEYRVGLTGQAVINGGYKSARAWMSSVMVYQYDCWSALKYVNGTSQVSKTMSFINSLIGYSSNALGMMVNFDLYGADTGSWTVPKTERDGFWEGSGSGSSGSGQVKGGVPTGLKPDVTVCKEGGCDYKTVQEAVNAAPEKEQTRKFVIWIKSGLYEEKVRVGLEKMNVVFLGDGMGKTVITGSLSVGLAGVTTYETATVGVVGDGFMASGITFQNTAGPDAHQAVAFRSDSDLSAVENCEFIGNQDTLYAHALRQYYKSCRIQGNVDFIFGNSASFFQDCDILIAPRQLRPEKGETNAVTAHGRIDPAQSTGFVFQNCLINGTDKYMTLYYNKPKVHKNFLGRPWKEYSRTVFLDCTLEALISPNGWLPWSGDFALKTLYYGEYRNTGAGANTAGRVSWSSQIPDEHVNSYSIQNFIQWISTSS, from the exons ATGCACTTAAGAAAACCTGCAAAACCCACACTATTCCGAAAATTTAAGCTTCTGTTCATTTCCATGGCTTCCTTTTTCACACTCACTATCTTCTCCTTAATCCTCTTCTTCTCTATTTCCTCCGCCGCTCGCCACCATTCCTCCACATCCCCGTCAATTTCACTTCAGATCCGTGGTGCTTGTAAGGCTTCACGGGACCCACCAACATGTGAATCTGTATTGACGGATTCCGGTTACTTACCGTCTGAGCTAACGACGTCGTTGATCATCCAATCGGCTGTTAAAGTATCATCGAAGAACAACGATAAGGCGAAAGAGATGGTGCAGGCAATTATAGATGCGTCGACAGGGAATAATCAGAACCGTACGGACGCTGGGAAAGTGTGTATGGAGGTGCTCGGGTATGCGGAGTATCGGGTCGGGTTAACGGGTCAGGCAGTGATTAACGGCGGATACAAGAGCGCTCGTGCATGGATGAGCTCCGTTATGGTGTATCAATACGACTGCTGGTCCGCTTTGAAGTACGTTAATGGCACCTCCCAGGTATCTAAAACGATGTCGTTTATCAATTCCTTGATCGGATACAGCAGCAATGCATTGGGGATGATGGTGAATTTCGACCTTTACGGTGCTGATACCGGGTCATGGACCGTACCCAAAACAGAACGAGACGGGTTCTGGGAAGGTTCGGGTTCGGGTTCAAGCGGGTCGGGTCAGGTGAAGGGTGGAGTGCCGACCGGGTTGAAACCGGATGTAACGGTGTGTAAGGAAGGAGGATGTGACTATAAGACGGTGCAGGAGGCGGTGAATGCTGCACCGGAGAAGGAGCAAACCCGGAAGTTTGTGATATGGATCAAATCCGGGTTGTATGAGGAGAAGGTTCGGGTCGGGTTGGAGAAGATGAATGTGGTGTTTTTGGGTGATGGAATGGGTAAAACTGTCATTACGGGTTCGTTGAGTGTTGGTCTTGCTGGTGTTACTACTTATGAGACTGCAACTGTTG GAGTTGTTGGTGATGGATTCATGGCTAGTGGTATCACCTTCCAAAACACAGCCGGTCCGGATGCTCACCAAGCCGTAGCATTCCGATCCGACAGTGATCTTTCCGCTGTAGAAAACTGTGAATTCATTGGCAATCAAGACACCCTATACGCCCACGCTTTGCGCCAATACTACAAGTCCTGCCGTATCCAAGGTAATGTAGACTTCATTTTCGGAAACTCAGCTTCTTTCTTTCAAGACTGTGACATCCTAATAGCACCTCGACAACTCCGTCCTGAAAAGGGAGAGACGAATGCTGTGACTGCTCATGGCAGGATAGACCCTGCACAATCAACTGGTTTCGTCTTCCAAAATTGTTTGATCAATGGAACTGATAAATACATGACCTTGTACTACAACAAACCCAAAgtccacaaaaattttctgGGAAGACCATGGAAGGAGTATTCTCGGACCGTGTTTCTAGATTGTACTTTAGAGGCTCTTATATCGCCTAACGGATGGTTGCCTTGGAGTGGTGATTTCGCGTTGAAGACTCTATACTACGGAGAATATAGAAATACTGGTGCCGGAGCTAATACAGCAGGACGAGTGTCGTGGAGTAGCCAAATCCCAGATGAACATGTTAACTCATACTCTATACAAAATTTCATTCAATGGATTTCGACTTCCTCTTGA